The sequence GCGCCGATCATGTTGCGGTTGACGTAGATGTTGCCGACCTGAACGCGGTCGATGATGGCCTCGATGGTGTCGTCGATGCGTGAATGAACGCCAAGCGTGAGGCCGTAGCCGGTGCGCTCGATCGCCTGCAACACGCGCTCGAGGGTCTCGGCGCGGTAGCGCACGACATGCAGGATCGGGCCGAACACTTCCTCGGTGAGCTGGCCGGCGTCCTTGAGCTCGAAAATGTGCGGCGCGACGAAGCAGCCTTGCGGCGCGTGGCCTGCAAAGTGCAGTCGCGCCTCGCTCTTCATCCGCGCGATATGGGCGTCGAGGCGCTGCTTGGCGTCGGCGTCGATCACCGGCCCGACATGGGTCGCGACGTCTGCGGGATCGCCGATCCTGAGCTCGCGCGCCGCGCCTGCGATCATCTCGATCATGCGGTCCGCGACATCCTCCTGCACGAACAGGAGCCGCAGCGCCGAGCAGCGCTGGCCGGCGGAGCGAAACGCCGAGGTCACGACATCGTCGGCGACCTGCTCGGGCAGCGCCGTGGCATCCGCGATCATGGCATTGATGCCGCCGGTCTCCGCGATCAGCGGCACAATCGGCCCGTCCTTGGCAGCGAGCGTTCGGTTGATCTGGCGCGCCACTTCGGTCGAACCCGTGAAGACGACCCCCGCGACATCCGCATGCGCGGTCAGCACGGCCCCGATGCGGCCGGCGCCGGTGACGAGATGCAGCGCGCTCCTGGGGATGCCCGCCTCATGCAGCAGGGCCACGGCCTCGCGCGCGATGCGCGGCGTCTGCTCGGCGGGTTTTGCCACCACGCTGTTGCCGGCCATCAGCGCTGCAGTCACCTGACCGAGGAAGATCGCCAGCGGAAAATTCCACGGCGAGATCGCGACGAACACGCCGCGCCCGCGCAGGGCGAGCGCGTTGCTTTCGCCGGTTGGGCCAGGCATGGTGGCATCGCTTCCGAACAGCTTGCGGCCGTGCGCGGCATAGTAGCGGCAGAAATCGGCGGCCTCGCGCAATTCCGACAGCGCATCGTCGAGCGTCTTACCGCCCTCAGCTTGCAAGAGCGCGATGAAATGCGCGCTGCGGCTCTCCAGGAGATGCGCGGCCTGCTCCAGTGCCGCCGCGCGCGTGGCCGCCGGCGTCCGGCTCCAGCCGGCAAATCCGGCGCGCGCGGCAATCACCGCCGCGTTGGCCTGGTCCGGCCTTGCGTCGGTAATGGGGCCGAGATCAGCCGCCTCGGCCCTGACGTCAGCGAGCAACTGGCCAAGTGCGGCACGCTCACCGAACTCCACGCCGCGCGAATTGCGCCGCTCCGGCGCAAAGAGATCGCCGGGCAGCGGAATTTTGGAATGCGCGGCCTGTTGCGGCTTCGCGATCGCATCGGCGGGACGCTGCAACAGCGCGGGCACCGGCACGCGGTAGTCGGCCGCCTGCGCCACGAAGGATGAATTGGCGCCGTTCTCCAGCAGCCGCCGCACCAGATAGGCGAGCAGGTCGCGATGGCTGCCGACCGGCGCATAGGTGCGATAGGCGATATCCGGGTGGTCCTTGGCAAGCTGCTCGTACAGCGCTTCGCCCATACCGTGCAGGCGCTGGAATTCGAAGCCGCCGCTCCCTCCTGCAAGCTCCAGCACGGTCGCGACCGTCAGCGCGTTGTGGGTGGCGAATTGTGGGAAGATGCGCGGCCGCAACGCCAGCAGCTGCGTCGCGCAGGCGACGAAGTTCAGATCGGTCATCGCCTTGCGCGTGAATACGGGATAGCCGTCGAGCCCGCGCTCCTGCGCGCGCTTGATCTCGGTGTCCCAATAGGCGCCCTTGACCAGCCGTACCATCAGTTTGCGGTCGTGCGCGCGGGCGAGCGCATCGACATAGTCGATCACCGCGCTGGCGCGCTTCTGATAGGCCTGGATGGCCAGGCCGAATCCGTTCCAGCCGGCAAGCGAAGGATCGGCCAGCGTTGCCGCGATCACGTCGAGCGACAGCTCCAGCCGGTCCGCTTCCTCAGCATCGACAGTGAAGTTGAGGTCATGAGCCCTCGCGCGCTGCGCGAGGTCCAGCAGCAGCGGCACCAACTCGGCCATCACGCGGTCGCGGCTGATCGCCTCGAAGCGCGGATGCAGCGCCGAGAGTTTTACGGAGATGCCCGGCCGGTCCGGGAGGGGATGGCTGCCGGCCGCCTTGCCGATGGTCTCGATCGCGCTGGCATAGGCGTCGAAATAACGCTTGGCGTCGGCGCTCGTGCGGGCGCCTTCGCCGAGCATGTCGAAGGAATAGCGCGGCTTCTGGCCGGACCGCGGCTTCCCCCGCTCCAGCGCCTGCTCGATGGTCTCGCCGAGCACGAAATGATTGCCCATCAGTCGCATCGCCTGGCGCGTGGCGGTGCGCACGGCAGGCGCCCCGAGCCGCTTCACCAGACGGCCGATGGTGCCGTCCGGCGTCTCGCCCGGCTGGATCACCCGCGCCGAGAGGCCGAGCGCCCAGGCCGAGGCGTTGACCAGGAACGCCGTGGACTTGGTCTCGTGATGGATGAAGTCGCCTTCGCCGAGCTTGTCCTCGATGAACTGGTCGGCGGTGCGCGCATCGGGCACGCGCAGCAGCGCCTCCGCCAGCACCATCAAGGCCAGCCCTTCCTTGGTGGAGAGCGCGAACTCCCGCAGCATGTCCTCGACGCCGCCGAGCCGGTCGTCGCGCTTACGGATGGCCTCGATCAGCCGCGTCGCGGTGCGGTCGATCCGCACCTCCTGCGGCGGGCTGAGCGGCGCGGCCAGCAACAGCCGTGCGGCGATCTCGCTATCATCGGGTGCGTAGGGGGCGGAGAAGGGCGGTGGAATGTTCGGCATGGCGTGTCCTGTGGCTGAAATCCAGGATAAAGCGCACGGTACCGCAGTTCGATAGACAATTTAGTCGATTTGCCTTAGGAAATGAAGATCGTTACCCATCCAGCCTTACAAGATATGGAACTGGACCGAATCGACCGGAAAATCCTCGCGATTTTGCAGGAGGATGGCCGCATCGCCAATGTCGAGCTCGCCGAGCGCATCGGGCTCTCGCCGACGTCGATCGGCGAGCGGCTGAAACGCCTGCAACGCGAGGGCTTCGTCGAAGGCTACGGTGCGCGGCTCAATCCGCACCGACTTGGCCTCGGCCTCTTGGTGTTCGTCGAGGTGCTGCTGGACAAGACCACGCCCGACAATTTCGAGCGTTTTGCGCGCGCCGTGAAACTCGCGCCCGAGGTGCTGGAGTGTCACATGGTTGCCGGCAGCTTCGACTATCTTGTGAAGGCGCGGCTGGCCGACATGACCGCCTATCGACGATTCCTCGGCGAGACCCTGCTGTCGATGCCGGGCGTGCGCGAGACGCGAACCTATGCGGTGATGGAGGAGATCAAGCGCGACGCACCGTTGCCGGTGGGTTGACGAAGTGCCGTCGCGATTGTCATTGCTGTGGCGTTGAAGAGCGGTCCTTCGAGGAAAAAATAGCTATCCTTGTGCAAACGCAACGCCTGTCGTCGAATGCACTGGCCGTCTTCTAAAATTTTTTGGCCCGGCTCCCGGATCGATCCGGGAGGCAGCTAAAGGCTGGCGGGCTTATACTTTGAGGTTCTCTGCGGAGGTTTTGCCCCGGTTTGCGATCTCTTCGTATTCCACCGTCTGTCCCTCGTTCAGCGTGGACAAACCGGCTTTCTGCACTGCCGAGATATGCACGAACACATCCTTGCCACCCGACGCAGGCTGGATAAATCCATAACCCTTCGTCGGGTTGAACCACTTGACCGTACCTTTAGCCATCACGACTTCTCCGCGGGTCTTCCTCCGAGATCTCGAACCGCCAGTCCCCGCCAACCGGCCGGTTCGGTCCTAACAGGATACGCGGAATGTGGCAGGCTTGGTAGCTCAAACCACATCGGCCTTTCGCCGAATTCCGCTCAACTTCGCAGCGTTTTTGCCGGTTTTGCCCGTTTCGCGGTCAATTGACTGCGGGTGTCGTACCCTCCGTCAATAAGTCGCGGCCAGGTAGTCGACGATCTTGCCGACATCAGCATCGTCGATCGGTGCGCCATAGACCTTGATCATCTTGGTCACCTCGGCCTGCCAGAAGGCCTCCTTGTCCTTCATCGCTGGCTGTGTGGCGATGTAGTCGGACGAATGGCAGGCGCTGCAATTGCCCTGCACGATCTCGAGATTGGGCCCGGGCTTGAAGGCGGCCACCTCGTCGGGGGTCTTGTAATTGATCGGCGCCGCAAGCGCCGCCTCTACCGCGGCAGCAAGGGCGAGGGGCACGGTGAGGAGAACGGTGCGCTGCATGATCATTCTCCTTTAGGCCACCGTCACGCGGACCGCTTCGACGACATTGCGTAGATAACCCGCCGGGTTCCAGCGCGGCGTGTCGGGCTGGGTCTCGCCGCCATTGCCGGTGGCGCGGACCTTGAGCTCAACGCTGCCGGCCGCGAGCTTCACCGGCAGCTTCCATTCGCGGAACGCATATTTGCCGAGATCCTTGCCGAGCTTGGCGCTGGCCCAGGTCTTGCCGCCGTCGGCGGAGACCTCGACCTCCTTGATGCCCTTGCCGCCGTCGAAGGCGATGCCGCGCAGGGTGGTGCGGCCGGCCTTGAGCTTGGCGCCGCCGGGGACATTGGTGATGAAGGAGCGGATCGTAAAGCGGTTGATCGGAATCGTCGCCTTCGGCGCGGTGCCGGGCTCGACCGCGTTGTTGGGCGTGTCGGGAATACGGTAGGCCGATTTCATCCAGAAGCCGTCATAGACGTTGTCGATGACCGTGATCTCGTTGAGGTGCTTGACCCAGTAGGTGCCGTAATAGCCAGGCACGATCAGCCGCAACGGGAAGCCGTTGAGGAACGGCAGATCCTCGCCGTTCATGCCATAGGCCAGCATCACCTCGCCGTCGGCGGCATGATCGAGATCGAGCGCCTTGACGAAGTCGGGTGTCTTGTCGCTGACGGGGCCGTCCATGCCGTTGAAGGTGACCTGCTTGGCGCCGGCCTGCACGCCGGCCATCTCCAGCACCGCCTTCAGCGGTACGCCGCGCCAGCGCGCACAGCCCATGGCGCCGTTGGCGAGCTGCCCGCCAGCGACGCGCGGCTCGAAGAAGCCGCGGCTGTTGCCGGAGCACTGATTGACGGCGACGATCTCGGTCGCCTTCATCTTCCTGATGTCCTTCAGCGACAATTTCAGCGGCTTGTCGACCTTGCCCTTGACCTCGAGCGTGAACGTGTCGGGATCGAGATTGTAGGGCAGGTCCGAGAGGTGATAGCGCACGAAGAACGCATTGTTCGGCGTGATCGGGCCATCGTTGAACACCGCAAACGGCGTTTCGAGCTGCGGCGGGCGGCTGGTCAGGCCGATCATCGGCCGCTTCTGCGGATATTTCACCAGCGGCCGCTCGCCATTGGCAAAGGGCAGTGTGAGGTTGTCGAGCGCCAGCGCTTTGGTGGAGCTCAGTGCGGCCGCCATGGCGGCAAGGCCCGCTCCTCTGAGCAGGTCGCGTCGATCGAACATTCTTTTCTCCTCCCGGAGCTTTTCGTTGGACCGGCGGTCATCACCACGATCCTGCGCTCATCTGTCGCAACGATCTGGATGAAGTCAATTCGTGCTTTCGCAGCGAGCCCATGCCGCTGCGTTGCAGCAGGCCGGTGTTACGCGGTGGTGATTTGGTCCCTTAGATTCGACCTCGTCGCGGGCTCTGCACCACTGCCACTTCGATCGACCAATGCCGCCAGCTCCCTCGCATCCGCCACCGCGCGCACGGCAAGCGGCTCGTCGCGGCCGCGGATCGCGACCTCCTGCTGCGGCAGGGCGTCGTCGGCAAGGCCGGCGCTGCGCCGGACTTCGTCCGAGACGACGGCCTCGCAGGCCAGCGTCTTGGTCATGTCCTGGAGACGGGCGGCGACGTTGACGGCATCGCCGAGCGCGGTGAAGACGACGTGATCGCGATAGCCGATGTCGCCGATGATGACCTCGCCGCCGTGAATGCCGATGCCGAAGCGGATCGGCTGGCGCAGATCGTGGCTCAGGAGCTCGTTGAGCTGGTCGATATGCGTGGCAATGCCGGCGGCCGCCTTCAGCGCCTGCCGGCAGGCGGTTTGCGGATCGGCCGTGAGCCCGAACAGCGCCAGCATGCCGTCGCCGACGAACTGGTTGGGCTGGCCGCCGTTCTCGATCACCGCTTGCGACACCGCGCCGAGGAAGCGGTTGACGATGAAGACGGTGTCGAACGGCAGCCGCTTTTCCGCCAGCTGGGTCGAGCCGCGCATGTCCACGAACAGGCTGACGAGATAACGCTCCTGGCCGATACTGGCCGAGGTCGAGGCTCCGTCCGTCGCATGCGTGTGGGGTGTGAAGAGCTGGAAGAAGGAGAGGTCGGAGGTCGGCCGCAGCTGGCAGGCTAGGCGGATCGACGGATCGGCGGTGCCGACGCGCGTGAGCACGAAGGCCTCGCGCTGCGACGGTGTCGGCAGTACGTCATGATCTCCGATGACGCGGATACGGCAGGTCGAGCAGCGGGCGCGGCCGCCACAGACGCTGGCATGGGGCACGTTGTGGCGCAGGCTTGCTTCCAGCACGGACAGGCCCTTGGGGACCCGCACCGTCTTGCCGTTGCCGTAGGACAGCGCGATCATGCCGCCGCGCCGTTCGCGCCAGGCCCGTACGCCGCGCGCCGCCAGCACCAGGGCGAGCAATCCGAAATAGCCCACGGTGAGACCGCCCGCGACGCGGTCGAGCGTATTGTTTTCTGCGACTGTGCCAACCTGACGGCGGGTGAGGTTTTGCGAACGCCAGTCCCGGTCGTCGCTCTCGATCTCGACGCTGCGGCCGCCCTGATAGATGCCGAGCAGGGACAACGTCGGGATCAGCACGGCGGCCGCGAGCAGATAGGGCGCAGCGCGGGGGAAGAATGGCTTGAGGCGGAGCCAGAAGTAAATCCCGATGCAGCCGTGCACCCAGGCGATGAGAAGCAGGATCGTCATCTGCCACAGCCGGCCCGGCGCCGCGACGAAGAACAGATAGAGCTCCTGCGGATAGAGCTTCTGATGATCGTACAGCGTGTAGCCGAGCCGCACCCCGATCACATGTCCCATGACTAGCGCGGGGATGCTCAGGCCCAGCACTAGCTGGAGCGGTTCGATGGTCCGCCAGCGGAACTGGCGGCGCTGGTACAGCGCGTAGACGCCGAGTCCCAAATGGGTGAGCGCGGCCGTGTAGAAGATGATCGAGACGGGAAGGAACTGCCAAAAGAGTGTGTGGTAATAGACGCCGGCCTCCATGGCCTCGACCGAGATGTTGCCGAGCGCATGATTGAGGAAGTGGCTGACCACGTAGGCAAACAGGATGATTCCGCAGACGAGCCGCACCTGCCGCACGCTGGTGGCACGGACGGCGGACATCTGTATGGGAGCGGTGGCCATGATTCGATTGTATCAGTTCATGAAAGACAACAGCCAGCGTAGCGTTTAATTCCAGATGTGGACAGGTTGTGAGGTCACATGCCTGGGAAGATGCCTCACCCCGTGGTTATTGGTCCCGGGTCGCGCTTCGCTTGCCCAGGACGACACCTGTTGGGGGGACTCCCCACATTGACTCCCCCTCCCAAGTCGGGGAAAAGCGCGGCCGTGACGATCGCTCCCGACATCTCCACGAGGCGAGACGGCGCCGAACGCCGTGTCATCGTTATCGCCTTGCTCGTCATCGCCGCGATGACCGTGCTGCGCATCGTCTATGCCTCCGCGATCGAGCTGCGCACCGACGAGGCCTATTACTGGACCTGGTCGAAGGAAACGGCGCTCAGCTTCCTCGATCATCCGCCGGGCATCGCCTGGCTGATCCGCTTCGGCACTGCGATCTTCGGTGACACTGCGCTCGGCGTCCGCTTCGGCGGCATCGTCGCGATGCTGGTGACGCAGCTTCTGCTCGCGGACATCGTTCGTCGCCTGACGCATGATGCGCGCGCCGTGATGCTTGCGGTGCTGATGCCGGAGGCCGCGCTCTATTACGGCCTGCTGATGGCCAAGGTCGCGCCCGATGTCGCGATGATCCCGTTTGCGGTGGCGATGATGTGGTCGCTGGTGCGGCTGGCGCAGGGCGGCGACGGCCGCTGGTGGCTGGCGGCCGGGCTGTTCGCGGGCCTTTCGATGCTGTCGAAATTCACCGCGATCATGTTCGCGCCAGCGATTGCCGCCTTTCTGCTGGTGCCGGATTGGCGCTGGCGCTGGCTGCGCAGTCCTTACCCCTATCTCGCCGTACTGGTCGCGATCGCGGTGTTCTCGCCGGTACTGATCTGGAACGCGCAGCATGACTGGGCCTCGTTCCGCTTCCAGGGCGTACGCGCCACCGCCAATTACGGCGTCTCGCTGCGCACGATAGGCGACTACATCGGCCTGCAATTCGGCCTGGTCGGCTTCGTCATGCTGCCGGTGGTGTTGACCGGGCTGGTGCTGATGGCGTGGCGCGGCTATCGCACGCGCGAGCCGGTCGCGATCCTGCTCTCGACCGCGGTGCTGGTGCCGTTTCTCTACTTCTTCTTCAAGTCGCTGACGCTCCGTGTCGGCGACACCTGGCCGATGTTCATGTGGCCGGTCGGATTTGCCGCCGCCGCCATCAACCTCGTAGCGATGATGAAGGAGGGATGGCCGGCCCGGATGATCAGATCGTCGCTGTTCTGGGCCAATACGGCGGTGGTCTCGGGCATCGCCTTCGTCGTCATCGTGTTCCTCTATTACGTCGCCGCGCCCTGGAATCTTCTCGGCAAGATCGATCCGATCGGCGCCGAAGCCGGCTACGGGCAGGTCGCCGCGCGTGCGCAGGCCGCGCTCGACGAGACCGGCGCGACCTGGATCGCGACCACGGACTACCGCACCTACGCCATGATGCGCTGGCTGTTCAGGGGGCGGGTGCCGGTGGTCGAGATCAACGAACGCGGCCGCTTCCAGGATTTCCGCGATCCCGGCATGGACAGGATCAGGGGCCGCGCCGGCATCTATGTCGGCCGCGAGCCGGACAACCGTTCGTCGCTGTGGGAGAACATCCCGGCCAAACGCGAGCAGCTCGGCAGAGTCGAACGCAGCTGGCGCGGCCGCGTGATGGACACCTATGTGCTGGAAAAGCTCACCGGCTGGACCCCGGAGCTGTCACCGCCGAAGGATTCGCCGCTGTTTCAGTGGAAGGTGCTGGCGGGGGAATTCGAGAAACGGGAGCGCACAGCCAGCGCGACGCGCTCCTCTTTCCTTCTCCCCTTGTGGGAGAAGGTGGCGCGAAGCGCCGGATGAGGGGTATCGCTCCGCGGACACGACTGCGAGGGCTTACGTGCGGAGAGATACCCCTCACCCGTCTCGCCGCTTTGCGGCGAGCCACCCTCTCCCACAAGGGGAGAGGGTGAGTCGCACGACGAGTTACTCGTCCTCATCCTTCTTCCGCAGCAGATCCGTCGCGAGATCGGCCAGCTTCGGCGGCGGCAGCGCTGCGAATGGCAGCGGCCGCGTGACGTCGATCGCGGCCAGCCCCAGCCGCGCCGTCAACAAGCCGTTGAGCACGCCTTCGCCCAGCCGCTGCGACAGCTTTGCCGCAATGCCATGGCCGAGCATCTGCTGCACCAGGCTGTCGCTCGCGGCCATGCCGCCGGTGATGGCGAGATGGGCGATGACGTGGCGGAGCAGGCGGATCATGCCGAGCGCGCCGGGACGGCCGCCGTAGAGATAGGCGAGTTGCCGGATCAGGCGCAGTGCGGCGACGAAGACAAACAGCACGTCGATCGCCGCGCGCGGGCTTACCGCGGTGACGATCGAGACCTTTTGCGCGGCCGAGGACACCAGCCGCCGCGCCTCGGCGTCCAGCGGCGACATCAACTCGCGCTCGGCGAGCCGGATCATGTCGGCGCCGTCGATGATCTCACCGGCATGGCTCTCCAGCTTGGCGCGGGCGCGGGCGAGCTGGGGGTTTTGATGCGCAATGTCGAGGAGGTCCTGCACGATGATGCGGCTCTCCTTGCGATCATCGCTGGCGAGCACCGCAGCCGCCCGCTGATGCAGCTTCTCGATGGTCGCAAGCCGCGCCAGGCCGAACGCTTCGCGCCCGATCACCACCGCGAGCGCAAGCGCGGTGACGAATGCAAAGGCAAGTCCGACGAAGCCGAGCGTTTCGCTGCGCGCAAACAGATCCTCGATCAGATGGACCACGCCGAGCCCGACCCCGAGCAGCGTCAGCCCGGCAAGACCCGACCAGAACAGCGTGCCCCAGGGAAAGCCGCGCCGCGCCGGACGCGCGGCTTGAACCGGCACCGGCAGCGTGGCCGGATCGGGCTCCGGGGTGATCTGGATGGTGGCGCGGCCGAGCCGGCTGATCTCATCGGCCTCGGTGACGACGACGCCGGGATCGTCGAGCCGGAACGTCGCCGGCCGCCGCTGCTGGGATCGCTCGGTCATGACAGCTTGTCTCCGATCAGGAACTGCAGGGCACGGTCGAGGCGGATGTGTGGTAGCGCCGGCGCTTCGGTGCCCTCGGGCTCAAGCTTCGGCGGCCGGAAGCGCAGGAAGCGGAAGTCGCTGCTCCCGGCGGCCTGCGTCGAGAGCCCGCGGAACGAATCCGTGCCGTTGAACAACGGTTCGGGATCCAGCGGCAGATCGCCCGGAAAGGTCGCGACCTCGGTGTTGCCGTCGAACAATTCGCCGCCGGCGCTCTCGCCCGCGGCCGGTGTTCCCAGGATCGACGGCAGTTTGTCGCGGCCATGCGCCACCTGTGCCTCGCGCGTCGCGCGCACGGCGGCGAGCGCGACGACGTCGATCGCCGCGCCGGTATTTTCCGCACGCGCAACCGCGCGTGTGACGGCACGGCGCAGCACGGCCTCGAGCCGGTCGTGGCTGGAATGATGTAGGTGATCGGCCTTGGTCGCCGCGAACAGGATGCGGTCGATGCGCGGCCGGAACAGGCTTGAGAGCAAGGTACTGCGGCCGATGTTGAAGCAATCGAGAATGCCGGCAAGCGCGGCTTCGAGATCGTGCAGCGCCTCCGGGCCGGAGTTGAATGCGGCGAGCGCGTCGGCCAGCACGATCTGGCGATCGAGGCGCGCGAAATGATCGCGGAAGAACGGCCGCACCACCATGTCCTTGTAGGCCTCAAAGCGGCGCACCATCATCGCCCAGAGCGAGCCGTCCGGCGCTTGCCTGCCCGCGGGCACGTCAAGCGGCGCGAAGGTCAGTGCCGGGGTGTCGGCGAGATTGCCGGGCATCAGGAAGCGGCCGGGCGGCAGCAGGCTCATCGCGAAGCGCTCGTCGCGGCAGGCGCGCAGATAATTGGTGAAGAGCTTTGCGGCCGTCAGCGTTGCCTGCTCGTCCTCGCGTGCCTCGGGCTTGAGTGTCGCCAGATGCGCGTGCCAGTCCGCGGCCAAATGCGCACGCGGTGCTTCGCGTGACAGCGCGAGGCTTTCCGCCGACCATTGCTCGTAGCTCTTCTGGAGCAGCGGCAGGTCCAGCAGCCATTCGCCGGGATAGTCGACGATGTCGAGCGTCAGGGTGCGGTCGGCGCCGTTCGGGCGCTGATAGTCGATGACGAGCCTGAGCTCGCTGATGTCGACGGTCGAGTTCGGCCAGCGCCGCTCCTCGATCAGCGCGCGCAGATGGTTCTCATACGCAAAGCGCGGCACGGCATCGTCGGGCTGTGGCGTCAGATATGCCCGCGCGATCCGGCCCGAGGCATAGGCCTCGAACACCGGAAACCTGCCGCCACGGGTGAGGCCATGGATCAGCGCGGTGATGAACACCGTCTTGCCGGCGCGCGAGAGACCGGTCACCCCGAGCCGCACCGTCGGATTGAAGAAGTGCTCGCCATAGTCGATCAGCGCCCGCGCCGATTGCCGCGCTTCTTCGACCATATCTTGGAAACTGAATGCCATATGAACGTTAACTGATCTCGGGCGGGCGGGATGTGTGACCGTTCACAAAAGTGGCAATTGCGTGAGGAAAATCAAGTTTCATACTTCCACCGCCTTTGTCGGCAAACAGCGGTTTGAACGACGCGCCGGTCCCGAAAGACCCATAGAAAAGGGCATTGCCAAGCTTTGCGGATTGCCATGACCGTCTTCCAGCTGAAACAGTTTGCATCCACCTCCGTCCACGCCGCAGCCGACGTGATCGGCTGGAACTATGATCGTGCCGAGCTGATCGCCGACGGCATCATCCATGGGATCGGCGTGCTCTCCGGCATCATTGCCGCGACCGTGCTGGTGGTGCTGACGGCGATCTATGCCGACGCGACAGACGTCGTCGGCGTCTCGATCTATGTCGCGGGCCTGATCTCGATGCTGGTGCTGTCGGCGACCTATAATCTATGGCCGGTGTCGCCGGCCAAATGGCTGCTGCGGCGGTTCGACCATTCGGCGATCTATCTCCTGATCGCGGCGACCTACACTCCGTTCATCCTAGAGGTGAAGGATAGCGTGTTCGCGCTGATGCTGCTCGCGGGTGTCTGGTGCGTGGCGTTCCTCGGCATCGTGCTGAAGCTGCTCTATCCCGGCCGGTTCGACCGGGTCTCGGTCGGCATCTATCTCGCGATGGGCTGGAGCGGCGTGATGCTCTATGGCCCCGTGGTCAGGGCGTTGCCCGCGCTGGCGCTCGGCTTCATCCTGGCGGGCGGCCTGCTCTACAGCTTCGGCGTGATCTTCCACGCCTGGCGGCGGCTGCGCTTCCAGAATGCGATCTGGCACGGCTTTGTCTTGGCCGGCGCGGCGTGCCATTATACCGCGGTGCTCGACCTCGTGTTGAGCTGAGCACGAACAAAACGCGGTATTCAGAGGAGACGTCGCATGCAGGTGACCGGCAAAGTCGTGGTCGTCACGGGCGGCGCAAACGGCATCGGCAAGGCGCTGTGCGAGGCCTTTCACCACGCGGGCGCAGCCAAGGTCGTCGTCGCGGACATGGATGCCGCCAATGCGCGGGCAGTCGCGGCGATGGTGGACGGCGCCGCCTTCAAATGCGACGTCGCGCAGGAAAAGGACATCGCCCACGTCATCGAGGAGACCGAGCGGCAGTTCGGCCCGATCGCGCTGTTCTGCTCCAACGCCGGCATCGGCAGCGGCTTCGATCCGATGTCGGTCAATGCCGGCGGCGCCTCGGATGAGCCCTGGCAGCGCAGCTGGGCGATCCACGTCATGGCCCACGTCTATGCCGCGCGGCATCTGGTCCCGCGCATGAAGTCGCGCGGTGGCGGCTATTTCCTCAACACCATCTCGGCCGCGGGCCTGTTGTCGCAGGTCGGCAGCCCGGCTTATTCGACGACCAAGCATGCCGCAGTCGGCTTCGCCGAGAATCTCGCGATCTCGCACAAGGCCGATAACATCAAGGTCTCGATCCTCTGCCCGCAGGGCGTCGACACCAACATGCTGCGCTCGATCCCCAAGGGCCCGCAATCCGGCGACGGTGATCTCACGCCCGAGCAGGTCGCGAAAGACGTGCTCGCCGGCCTCGAGCAGGAAACGTTCCTGATCCTGCCGCA comes from Bradyrhizobium sp. CCGE-LA001 and encodes:
- a CDS encoding adenylate/guanylate cyclase domain-containing protein; protein product: MATAPIQMSAVRATSVRQVRLVCGIILFAYVVSHFLNHALGNISVEAMEAGVYYHTLFWQFLPVSIIFYTAALTHLGLGVYALYQRRQFRWRTIEPLQLVLGLSIPALVMGHVIGVRLGYTLYDHQKLYPQELYLFFVAAPGRLWQMTILLLIAWVHGCIGIYFWLRLKPFFPRAAPYLLAAAVLIPTLSLLGIYQGGRSVEIESDDRDWRSQNLTRRQVGTVAENNTLDRVAGGLTVGYFGLLALVLAARGVRAWRERRGGMIALSYGNGKTVRVPKGLSVLEASLRHNVPHASVCGGRARCSTCRIRVIGDHDVLPTPSQREAFVLTRVGTADPSIRLACQLRPTSDLSFFQLFTPHTHATDGASTSASIGQERYLVSLFVDMRGSTQLAEKRLPFDTVFIVNRFLGAVSQAVIENGGQPNQFVGDGMLALFGLTADPQTACRQALKAAAGIATHIDQLNELLSHDLRQPIRFGIGIHGGEVIIGDIGYRDHVVFTALGDAVNVAARLQDMTKTLACEAVVSDEVRRSAGLADDALPQQEVAIRGRDEPLAVRAVADARELAALVDRSGSGAEPATRSNLRDQITTA
- a CDS encoding glycosyltransferase family 39 protein; protein product: MTVLRIVYASAIELRTDEAYYWTWSKETALSFLDHPPGIAWLIRFGTAIFGDTALGVRFGGIVAMLVTQLLLADIVRRLTHDARAVMLAVLMPEAALYYGLLMAKVAPDVAMIPFAVAMMWSLVRLAQGGDGRWWLAAGLFAGLSMLSKFTAIMFAPAIAAFLLVPDWRWRWLRSPYPYLAVLVAIAVFSPVLIWNAQHDWASFRFQGVRATANYGVSLRTIGDYIGLQFGLVGFVMLPVVLTGLVLMAWRGYRTREPVAILLSTAVLVPFLYFFFKSLTLRVGDTWPMFMWPVGFAAAAINLVAMMKEGWPARMIRSSLFWANTAVVSGIAFVVIVFLYYVAAPWNLLGKIDPIGAEAGYGQVAARAQAALDETGATWIATTDYRTYAMMRWLFRGRVPVVEINERGRFQDFRDPGMDRIRGRAGIYVGREPDNRSSLWENIPAKREQLGRVERSWRGRVMDTYVLEKLTGWTPELSPPKDSPLFQWKVLAGEFEKRERTASATRSSFLLPLWEKVARSAG
- a CDS encoding YcjF family protein — encoded protein: MTERSQQRRPATFRLDDPGVVVTEADEISRLGRATIQITPEPDPATLPVPVQAARPARRGFPWGTLFWSGLAGLTLLGVGLGVVHLIEDLFARSETLGFVGLAFAFVTALALAVVIGREAFGLARLATIEKLHQRAAAVLASDDRKESRIIVQDLLDIAHQNPQLARARAKLESHAGEIIDGADMIRLAERELMSPLDAEARRLVSSAAQKVSIVTAVSPRAAIDVLFVFVAALRLIRQLAYLYGGRPGALGMIRLLRHVIAHLAITGGMAASDSLVQQMLGHGIAAKLSQRLGEGVLNGLLTARLGLAAIDVTRPLPFAALPPPKLADLATDLLRKKDEDE
- a CDS encoding YcjX family protein, which codes for MAFSFQDMVEEARQSARALIDYGEHFFNPTVRLGVTGLSRAGKTVFITALIHGLTRGGRFPVFEAYASGRIARAYLTPQPDDAVPRFAYENHLRALIEERRWPNSTVDISELRLVIDYQRPNGADRTLTLDIVDYPGEWLLDLPLLQKSYEQWSAESLALSREAPRAHLAADWHAHLATLKPEAREDEQATLTAAKLFTNYLRACRDERFAMSLLPPGRFLMPGNLADTPALTFAPLDVPAGRQAPDGSLWAMMVRRFEAYKDMVVRPFFRDHFARLDRQIVLADALAAFNSGPEALHDLEAALAGILDCFNIGRSTLLSSLFRPRIDRILFAATKADHLHHSSHDRLEAVLRRAVTRAVARAENTGAAIDVVALAAVRATREAQVAHGRDKLPSILGTPAAGESAGGELFDGNTEVATFPGDLPLDPEPLFNGTDSFRGLSTQAAGSSDFRFLRFRPPKLEPEGTEAPALPHIRLDRALQFLIGDKLS
- the trhA gene encoding PAQR family membrane homeostasis protein TrhA; the encoded protein is MTVFQLKQFASTSVHAAADVIGWNYDRAELIADGIIHGIGVLSGIIAATVLVVLTAIYADATDVVGVSIYVAGLISMLVLSATYNLWPVSPAKWLLRRFDHSAIYLLIAATYTPFILEVKDSVFALMLLAGVWCVAFLGIVLKLLYPGRFDRVSVGIYLAMGWSGVMLYGPVVRALPALALGFILAGGLLYSFGVIFHAWRRLRFQNAIWHGFVLAGAACHYTAVLDLVLS